A single region of the Borrelia hermsii DAH genome encodes:
- the tsaD gene encoding tRNA (adenosine(37)-N6)-threonylcarbamoyltransferase complex transferase subunit TsaD has translation MIVLGIESSCDDCCAAIVEDGVKILSNIKLSQKEHKKYYGVVPEIASRLHTEFIMSVCQKAITNAQIHASEIDLIAVTSKPGLIGSLIVGINFAKGLSIALKKPLICIDHILGHLYAPLMTIKIEYPFLSLILSGGHTILAKQNDFDDIEILGRTLDDACGEAFDKVAKHYKMGFPGGPNIEKLAKCGNQYAFNFPITIFDKKENRYDFSYSGLKTACIHQLEKFKDKNENITNNNIAASFQRVAFENLIIPIKRAIKDTNIKKLIISGGVASNLYLREKIKNLEVETYYPPIDLCTDNGAMIAGIGYLMYLKYGASPIETDANSRIENYKYTKGAKL, from the coding sequence ATGATAGTGCTTGGAATAGAGAGTTCATGCGATGACTGTTGTGCAGCCATAGTAGAAGATGGTGTTAAGATTTTAAGCAACATTAAGCTTAGTCAAAAAGAACACAAAAAATATTATGGTGTAGTGCCAGAGATTGCCTCAAGACTACACACAGAATTTATCATGTCTGTCTGTCAAAAGGCAATCACAAATGCTCAAATACATGCATCAGAAATTGATTTAATAGCAGTAACATCTAAACCTGGGCTTATTGGTTCCTTAATCGTTGGGATAAATTTTGCTAAAGGTTTATCAATTGCCCTTAAAAAACCCCTAATTTGTATTGATCATATTCTAGGTCATCTTTATGCCCCTTTAATGACTATAAAAATAGAATATCCATTTTTATCTCTAATACTCAGTGGAGGACACACAATACTTGCAAAACAAAATGACTTCGATGACATTGAAATACTTGGACGAACGCTTGACGATGCTTGTGGAGAAGCATTCGACAAGGTAGCAAAACACTATAAAATGGGATTCCCAGGCGGACCCAACATAGAAAAACTAGCTAAATGCGGTAATCAATATGCATTTAATTTTCCAATTACAATTTTTGACAAAAAAGAAAATAGATATGATTTTTCGTATTCAGGACTCAAAACAGCATGCATACATCAACTTGAAAAGTTTAAAGATAAAAATGAAAACATAACAAACAATAATATTGCTGCAAGCTTCCAAAGAGTGGCTTTTGAAAATTTAATTATTCCAATTAAAAGAGCAATAAAGGATACCAATATAAAAAAATTAATAATATCTGGGGGAGTTGCAAGCAATCTTTATTTAAGAGAAAAGATAAAAAATCTTGAAGTAGAAACATACTATCCCCCAATCGATCTTTGCACAGATAATGGAGCAATGATTGCAGGAATTGGCTATCTTATGTATTTGAAATACGGAGCAAGTCCGATTGAA